CGAGACAACCGGAGTGCGTCGCCTCGGCCTCCTGGCCCTGGGACTCCTCCTCGGCTGGTCCACCGTGGTGATGTATGCCTTGCATGCGGCCCTGCCCTACAATCCCATCCGGTTGCCCTTCGAGGATCGGCTCGACATGAGGCTGATCCTTCCCGAGGGCTGGGCGTTCTTCACGCGCGACCCACGGGAAGACAGGATGCAGCCCTACCTTCGTGGCGCGGATGGCCAGTGGAGCAAGGCCAGCATGACGCCCAACTTCCAGCCGAAGAACCTCTTTGGCATTGATCGCGCGGCCCGCGCCCAGGGCGTGGAGATGGGGCTCTTGTTGGAGGCGGCCCGCCAGGTCGAACGCTCGGACTGCAAGGAGGAGCCCCGGGTCTGTCTGGAGCGAGCCACCGTGGGGCGGGCGCTCCGCAACATCAGTCCGAATCCCTCGCTCTGCGGTCAGGTGGGGATTGTCTTTCAGCGGGCGGTCCCCTGGGCCTGGAGCCGCTCGAGCCAGGGAAAGCCCATCACCATGCCCTCGAAGATCTTGCGATTGGACGTCGAATGCTGACCCGGTTCGGAATGCGTGCACGTGAGTGGGTGGCGGGGCCCGCTCCCTGGAGCAATGTCTATGGCCTCGCGCGGACCCTCATCGCCCTCGGGACGTGTGGCACCCTCGCCTTCAGCCACTCCACGACGTTGTTCCGGCCCGCCGTGGGGCTGAGCGAAGTGCCCGTCTCTGATGGCATCCGGCGGGCCTCCCTGTTCTGTGTGCTCCCCTCGGGATGGCTGGAGGTGGCGCGCTGGGTGGCGGTGCTCCTGTTGCTGGTGGTCGCCTCGGGCTGGCGTCCGCGCCTCACGGGGGTTGTCCACTGGTGGGTGGCCATCAGCCTGCACTGGTCTGGCGTGCTCACGGACGGAGGCGACCAGCTCGCCGCCATTCTTTCCCTCTTGATGGTGCCGCTCACTCTGACGGATGGGCGCCGGTGGCACTGGGATGAGGTCTCGCCCGCCGAGGCGGGAAGCGAGGCCGGACGGCTCGTCGCGCACTCCGCCTGGGTCCTCCTCCGCGCGCAGGTGGCCCTGGTGTACTTCCATGCCTCCGTGGGCAAGTTCAAGGTGTCCGAGTGGGTGGATGGAACGGCACTCTACTATTGGCTCCTGGATCCCAGCATCGGTGCGCCGGAGTGGCTGGCGGACTTGATGCGGCCGATCTTGAGCCACCCTGTCGTGGCGCTGTTGACCTGGTCCGTCCTCGTCCTCGAGCTCTGCCTCGCGTTGGGGCTGGTGCTGGGCAGCGAGAGCCGCCGGGTGCTGCTGCCGCTGGGGATTGCGTTTCACGCGGGCATCGCCGTCTTCCACGGGCTCATCAGCTTCGTGCTCATCATGTTCGGCGCACTCGTCCTGCTGCTGCGGCCGTACCAGGAGACGTTCCGCTTCGAGTGGATCCGCTCCCGGCTCCCGCGGTTCCAGGCGTCCGAGCCGGCCAGTGCGATGGAGTCAATCCCCTCGGTTCCCCGGCCCTCGTAGCCGGGAAGGGCCCTCCAGACGTCCTGGAGGTGTGAAGGGAAGGCGCGCACCGCGCATGTGCGTAGACTAGAGTGCCGGTGCCCATGACGCTTCGCTCTCCCTGGTCTTCCGCCTGCCTGCGCGTCTTCCTCTGGTTGCTCCTCGCGTCAGGATGCGCAACGACGCGGGTCGTGAACCTGGATATCGGGCAGGGAGAGCCCATCATCTACAAGCCTGTCGACACCCGACCGATCAAGATAGATGGATCGGAGTTCGAGACCGCTGTCGCGCAGCTAGTGCTCGACATGAGGCTGGACCTGGGTCTCGAGGACTCGAAGCAGGGCGATCGACGCTCATTGCTCGCGTCCGCCAGCGCCGGTGGGGTCGTCGACGGTGCTCACGGTCGCACGGTGCTCCCTTCATCCGAGCGGATGTGCCAACAGCAGAGCGATCCGAATGGGTGCCTGAGCCTGCTCACAGGTGGATCCACGAAAGGGCCCGCGGAGCGGCGCATGATGGCGCTCTTCTTCGCCTTCGACACGGTCTGGGACGGGGTTGAGGAGGCGGTAGGCGATCTGACGAATCCGGCTGCCCTCCGCGCGATGGTTGTTTCAATGGTCGGGACCGCGCTCGTCATGCTCGTGGCACCCGAGCCCATCACCAAGCTCATCGCGATTGGGCTAACGGCATCCCTGATTGCGTACCTTGGCACCGGCCCCGTGTGGAACCTCGGGCAGGGATTCCTGCGGCTCATGGAGGAAGCGAAGACGCCCGCGACATCTCGGAGCTGGAGGATTCCGGGCATCGTTTCGGGAAGGTGCTCGGGGACAACGGTGCTCGTGTCCTGGTCATCGTCGCCTTGGCCGCGCTTGGCGGCGAGAACGCCATGGCCGCGCGGGGAGCGAAGATGCCGGGGTTCACTCGAGCGGCCTCGAGAGCGCAAACCGAAGGAGGCTTCCATCTATCGGGGGCGCTGGCGGGCGAGGTGCGATCCATCGCCCTTTCTTCCGCGTCGGTGCTGAACGTCGCGCTCGCTCCGACCGCTGTCGCAGCGGTTGCGATGGGGCCCGGAAGCGCCATTCAGGGAGATCCCGAGGGCAGCATCCACCACATCTGCACGGACAAGAACGAGGTTTCCGAAGCATCGGGTGGGCCGTGGACACCGCAGTTCGAGAAGATCTTTGACCTGGCGGGAATGAAGTTGAGCGACACCGCGAACCTGGTTCGGCTCAAGGGGCACAAGGGGCCACACCCGGCCGAGTATCATAAAGACGTGCTTGGACGGATACCGAAGCAACGAAGGGCTGCCGGGGCGCAGCGCAGTGCCGAGCCGTGTTGGTTGACGCATTGGTGGAGATAGCCCGAGAGCTCACCACGGCGGGCACCAGGCTTCGTCAATTGGTGCTGAAAAGCCCCGAGGCATGACACCATGGAACGACGCTTCTTTGACTTGAACATCGACGTCTATGTGCCAGGACGCTGGTATCTCGCGGAGCCGAGAAACCTCGATGGCCAGCAGATTGAAGACATCTGGCAGTTCATTGACGGAAGGAGGGTTGAGGACCCTGGCCCCTTGCGCATCCCCATATTCAAGCCTGGGAGACCCATCGACATCGAGTTCGCCGGGGCGGGGCAAACTCCTATTGTCAGCGCACGGGTGGCATCCGTGTTCCGCAAGATGGCACCCAGCGATGTTCAGCTCTTCCCGGTTGAGGTCGAGGGAACAACCGACCCCTACTTCCTGCTGAACGTGGCTCGGACCGTGCGATGCATCGATGACTCTGCATGTGGCGAGGTGCGTCTCTGGACGCCAGAGAATCGCCAGCCCGAGAAGATTGGGCAATACCGTGTGGTTTCCGACCTGCGCATCGACAAATCGAAGGCGTGTGAAGAGCGCGTGTTTCGGCTCTGGGGCTGGAGTTCACCCATCATCATTGATGAGGAACTCAAGCAAGCTCTGGAGAAAACCGGCATCGTGGGTGGACGCTTCGACGAGGTCTGAATGGAGCAAATCGAAGTGTTCGAGAGCATAACGGCTGGCGCAAATTGCGTAAACTCGTCACGAAGAACGCCGAGGAGTGAGCATGGCTCGACGCTTCTTTGACTTGTGGGTCGACGTGTACGTTCCCGGCCGCTGGTATCTCGCGGAGCCTGCTACCTCGTCGGGAGAAGAGATAGAAGACCCGTGGATGTTCTCGGCGGGAAGACCCATCGCGGCTCCAGGGCCCCTACGAATCCCCATCTTCAAGCCTGGCAAGCCACTCGATATCGAGTTTGCCGGCGTGGGCAATACACCAGTTGTCAACGAACAGGTAGCCAATGCTGAGCTGCTTCGCCGACTCGCGGAGAGTGGCGAACCGCATCTATCTCGCTCGTGGAGGAAGTCAGTCGTATAAGGCAGCGCCAATTCTTGCTTTTCGCTGAAGTCACCGGACATCGTTGAGCGATCAGTTCGGGCAAGAAAGCCCCTGCCCCCTTGCCTACTCAAGCGCGAGCCTGCCCCTCTCCGGCCCGGTGCCCACCCGTATATGCCTTGACAGGCATATGCCTCACTCGGCATATAAGGGGCATGCTGAGCGCGTTCGAAGTCGTGGCGGAGCCCAACCGCCGCCGCATCCTGGATCTGCTGCGTGAGGGGCGCCGCCCCGTCGGGGAGCTGGTGGACCGGCTCGGGCTGACGCAGCCCACCGTGTCCAAGCACCTGCGCGTGCTCAAGGAGGCACGGCTGGTGGACGTGGAGCAGGACGCCCAGCGGCGGCTCTACCGTCTGCGTCCGGAGCCCCTCGTCGAGATGGACGACTGGCTCACGCCGTACCGCGAACTCTGGTCCCGGCGGCTCGACGCGCTCGAGCGCCACCTGGACACCATGGCGGACGACCCGCCCGCCCTCACCCGCCGGAGCCCGGCCCCAAGGAGAAAACCATGAAGCATGGAACCCTGACGACCCGGGGCGACCGCGTCGAACTCCGGTTCGAGCGGCGCCTCGCCCACCCGCCCGAGAAGGTCTGGCGCGCGCTCACCGACGGCCAGGAGCTGGCCCACTGGTTCCCCGCGCGCATCGAGGGCACCCGCCAGAGCGGCGCCGAGCTGCGCTTCTTCTTCGCGGAAGGCGAGCCTGGCACCGGGAAGATCTCGGTGTTCGACCCGCCGCGCGTCCTCGAATACACCTGGGACGGAGACCTGCTGCGGTGGGAATTGCACCCCGAGGGCACGGGCTGCCTGCTCGTCTTCACCACCCTCCCCGGCGACCGCGCCAACGTCGCCCGCGACGCCACGGGCTGGCACTTCTGCCTCGACAACCTGGAGGCGGCCATCGCCGGGAATCCCGCCGCCGGGTTCGACAAGGAGCGCTTCTCCGCGCTCAACGCGGAGTACGCCGCGCGCTTTGGCCTGGGCAGCTTCCCCGCCTTCATGCTGAACCCAGCCAACCGCGTCGCGGACGCCTCGCTGCGCCTGCCCGGCGTCGAGGCCTACGTGTTCAACGGCGCCGATGGCACCCAGCTCACCCTCTGCCATGCGAAGAGTGACGCGGACACTGGCGAGCAGTGGCGGGACTTCGATGAATATCTGACGGTCCTCGAAGGCCGCTACGTGTTGAGCATCAATGGGATGGAGATCCAGCTCGACGCCGGGCGGGAGTTCGTCGTCCCCAGGGGCGCGCGAATCTCGGGACGGTTCTCCGCTGGTACACGCACCCTCCATGCCTTCGGCGGCCGGGGTCTCGAGCGAGCCGGACCCCAGGCGTAGGAGGGCGTCCACCAGGTGTCACAAAGGACCCAGGAGGGGGGGGTTCCCGCTTCTCCTCCCCCCTCCGAGACACTAAGGTGCCCCGCCCAACGACAGACACTGGAGTTTTCATGCGAAACCCCCGAATTCCGCTCCCGACGCTCGCGCTGCTGACCTTGCTGTCATCGGCTGTCACCGCGTGTGGGGGAAATGACAACGACGGCAATCCCCCGCCCTCCCAGCCCCCACCGTCCGGGTGCATCAAGCTCGATGTCACCACCGGGACGACCCTCACCGCCCAGGAGGGCAAGGTGGTGGTCAACTTCCGGGTGCTCGACTGCCTGGACAGGCCCCTGGCGAGTCAGGTTCCGGAGAACGCCTTCGAGATCTTCGAGCGTGACCGCCGCATCTCCTCCGAGAGCCAGTTGAAGATCGTTCCGGAGCCCAAGCATTTCGCCAGCTACTCCGTCCTGCTGCTGGATGTCAGCGGCAGTATGTCCCAGCAACTTCCGGGTCTCGTGGAATCCGCGACCCGCTTCATCCGCATCCTCATTCCCGAGGGGACTGCCCCGGAGGCCACCGTCCACCGCATCGCCATCTATGCCTTCGACGGTTCCATCAAGAAGCTGTCTGACTTCTCCGCGAATGCGGATGAATTGATCAACACCACGCTCGCGAAGATCCGCGACGAGCAGAGCTGCAAGGCCAACCTGATCTGCCAGGACTCCCGGACGCGCTTGAACGGCGCGCTGAAGCAGGGCATCGACGACGTGAAGGTCGCTCGGGACGCGGGCAAGAACGCGGGCCTGGATTTCACCACCGCGAGCGTGGTGCTCTTCACGGACGGCCGCGACACGATCAACGTTCCGACCGAGGCGGAGGCCCAGGAGGCGGTGAACAAGAGCGATGCGAACATCTTCGCCATCGGCCTCAAGGGCGCCGACATGGACACCCAGAGCGTCACGAGCCTGCAGCGCTTCGGCAAGAATGGCTTCGGGCTGGCCGAGAAGCTCGAGGATCTCGGAAGCAAGTTCGAGTCGATCGCCGGCAACATCCGCAACATCTCCAACAGCTACTTCCAGCTCCGTTACTGCTCGCCCTTGGAGAGCAACCAGAACAAGCTCACCATCAAGGTGAGCCACCAGGGCGTGACCGCGCAGAAGGATCTGACGTTCGATGTCGCCCGCTCCGTGGGCGGCACCTGCTCGGTGGACAGCGGCGGGACGGGCACCCCGTAGCCACCGCCGGACCCGTCCTTCCGGACGGGAGGAGCCCGCCTCCAGTACAGAGGCGGGCATGGGGCGGCTCGCGCGCTCAGGAAGCAGCGGCCTCGCGGCGCAGGGGGAGCTCCAGGGTGGCCGTGGCGCCCCTGCCGGGGCCCTCGCTCTCCAGCTCGAGGCGGCCTCCCATCAACTGGGCCGCCAGCACGCTCGAGTGCAGGCCGAAGCCGTGGCCGTCCTTGCGCGTGGTGAAGCCATGCGAGAAGAGCTTCTCGCGCACTCCCGGTGCGATCCCCATTCCATTGTCCACCACCTGGATGCGCGCCACGTTCCCCTCC
This DNA window, taken from Cystobacter ferrugineus, encodes the following:
- a CDS encoding SdpA family antimicrobial peptide system protein yields the protein MRRLGLLALGLLLGWSTVVMYALHAALPYNPIRLPFEDRLDMRLILPEGWAFFTRDPREDRMQPYLRGADGQWSKASMTPNFQPKNLFGIDRAARAQGVEMGLLLEAARQVERSDCKEEPRVCLERATVGRALRNISPNPSLCGQVGIVFQRAVPWAWSRSSQGKPITMPSKILRLDVEC
- a CDS encoding ArsR/SmtB family transcription factor encodes the protein MLSAFEVVAEPNRRRILDLLREGRRPVGELVDRLGLTQPTVSKHLRVLKEARLVDVEQDAQRRLYRLRPEPLVEMDDWLTPYRELWSRRLDALERHLDTMADDPPALTRRSPAPRRKP
- a CDS encoding imm11 family protein; this encodes MERRFFDLNIDVYVPGRWYLAEPRNLDGQQIEDIWQFIDGRRVEDPGPLRIPIFKPGRPIDIEFAGAGQTPIVSARVASVFRKMAPSDVQLFPVEVEGTTDPYFLLNVARTVRCIDDSACGEVRLWTPENRQPEKIGQYRVVSDLRIDKSKACEERVFRLWGWSSPIIIDEELKQALEKTGIVGGRFDEV
- a CDS encoding VWA domain-containing protein, coding for MRNPRIPLPTLALLTLLSSAVTACGGNDNDGNPPPSQPPPSGCIKLDVTTGTTLTAQEGKVVVNFRVLDCLDRPLASQVPENAFEIFERDRRISSESQLKIVPEPKHFASYSVLLLDVSGSMSQQLPGLVESATRFIRILIPEGTAPEATVHRIAIYAFDGSIKKLSDFSANADELINTTLAKIRDEQSCKANLICQDSRTRLNGALKQGIDDVKVARDAGKNAGLDFTTASVVLFTDGRDTINVPTEAEAQEAVNKSDANIFAIGLKGADMDTQSVTSLQRFGKNGFGLAEKLEDLGSKFESIAGNIRNISNSYFQLRYCSPLESNQNKLTIKVSHQGVTAQKDLTFDVARSVGGTCSVDSGGTGTP
- a CDS encoding sporulation-delaying protein SdpB family protein — its product is MLTRFGMRAREWVAGPAPWSNVYGLARTLIALGTCGTLAFSHSTTLFRPAVGLSEVPVSDGIRRASLFCVLPSGWLEVARWVAVLLLLVVASGWRPRLTGVVHWWVAISLHWSGVLTDGGDQLAAILSLLMVPLTLTDGRRWHWDEVSPAEAGSEAGRLVAHSAWVLLRAQVALVYFHASVGKFKVSEWVDGTALYYWLLDPSIGAPEWLADLMRPILSHPVVALLTWSVLVLELCLALGLVLGSESRRVLLPLGIAFHAGIAVFHGLISFVLIMFGALVLLLRPYQETFRFEWIRSRLPRFQASEPASAMESIPSVPRPS
- a CDS encoding SRPBCC domain-containing protein, coding for MKHGTLTTRGDRVELRFERRLAHPPEKVWRALTDGQELAHWFPARIEGTRQSGAELRFFFAEGEPGTGKISVFDPPRVLEYTWDGDLLRWELHPEGTGCLLVFTTLPGDRANVARDATGWHFCLDNLEAAIAGNPAAGFDKERFSALNAEYAARFGLGSFPAFMLNPANRVADASLRLPGVEAYVFNGADGTQLTLCHAKSDADTGEQWRDFDEYLTVLEGRYVLSINGMEIQLDAGREFVVPRGARISGRFSAGTRTLHAFGGRGLERAGPQA